GCCGAagcgtgattcgtgattcgtgattcgtgattcgtgattgtgatgaACGATCGTGTGTGACACGTTAAACTACCCTTTGCTTGCTCTCttctcattcgtgattcacaattcacgattcaaaaTCCGCGCATCTCTttgtctcgtgtctcgtgtctggATGGCTGCCTCTGTAATTCCGCCGGTCAAACAATAAGAATGCGACAGCGTGCAGCGCACCTTGCTCAACCATCCGTGATTCCCATCGCGGATAGACCGTGATTTTCATGCACGGGAGCAGTCTAACTTATTTGATACTGTAACTTAGGttgacactcgtgactctctgcttgctgcatACCACCAAGAAGAGCGGCTGAATTTTAAGCGATTTTCCTATAACCAACCTAGgttgaatcgtgatttgtgattggcTGATCCTCCTCCGCTGCAGCCAGCCAAGACGAGTTCTAAGTCCATTAACTAAACAGAATACACCGAACATCAACAGCTGTGCTTGCAGCgtgacattcgtgattctcggTGCTTGAGGTGCTCAGGCCAAGCGCGAGCCGATCGGATAGCAgcccgattcgtgattgatgcaCTCCACTTCCTGAAAGCCACTCAGCTACAGAAGTGGCGCTTTGGATCCacccattcgtgattcgtgcttctttGGCAACACTCTTTCGTTGTTTCTCTCTTGCCCGCCTCTCTGGTTTTGATCGAGGTCGGAAGAAACACCATCTGCCTAGGATGGCGGCCACAGCTTCAGTCACACCAAGCGTGAAAGGGTCGTCGCCTGCAGCCGGTGCATCGCCCATTGCCAGCGCTGGTATGGCAGAAGGCGGCTCGTTTCGCTATCCGCCTATCCACGCATTCCCGCCGTTCTTCACACTTCAACACAATCCAGTTTCGCGCGCTCAGCAACTATCGCAATGGAGTACCCTCATACTCGACTATTGCCGCCATCACCGCCTATTTACGATCTCCCCTCTTGCCGGGACATCCGATCCCGCTTCCGGAAGCGTCGCGGCAGATCCGCACACGAGCCTGTTCGCCAATCAATCGATACAGCGTTCTCTCTCAGCCGAATCTATACGAGTAGTGTTGAcacatctcgtcgatcacaagcaagcagcgtgGGAAGAACAGCTCACTGGCGCAGCAACGAAATccaagcgcagcaacgcGAATTCGAAAGCATTCATCTACTGGAAAACGCCGGTGCAGTGGGCAGATTCGATTTACGACTGGGTTATGCAGACGGGTCAGAACAAGAGTATCATGACGCTGTTCGAGCTCAATCAGGGCGATCTGGTGCAAGCTCAAGACTTTTACCTGCTTCCCACTCCCATGCTTCGGCAAGCATTGAAGCACCTCAGCACGCAGGGCAAAGCACAGATCTTTGCAGGAACCGAAGCTGACGACGGTGAAGGTGTTAAGTTTGTTTGAGATCTTCATGCATATACAGATTCCATGATATACCCCACACACGTCAGCAGGACGTCACCACCTGACCCAATTTGTAACGTATCATACTCTGCTGTCTGCAAAGCAGTGATCCAGCCCGAGCCCCTGCGGTGGACCAAGGCACGGTAGACCAAGGCACGGCCCCACGTTACGCGTCTGTGGCTTCAATGAGCCGCACATGATGAATGGTGTTTCGGATTGAAATgcatgacgagcgagaggCGTTCCAGCTGAAATAAACAGAGTCGGATCCGAGAGACAAAACCGAGGCGCTTGGGTCACAAAGATGATATTGTA
This Mycosarcoma maydis chromosome 11, whole genome shotgun sequence DNA region includes the following protein-coding sequences:
- a CDS encoding uncharacterized protein (related to VPS25 - vacuolar protein sorting) produces the protein MAATASVTPSVKGSSPAAGASPIASAGMAEGGSFRYPPIHAFPPFFTLQHNPVSRAQQLSQWSTLILDYCRHHRLFTISPLAGTSDPASGSVAADPHTSLFANQSIQRSLSAESIRVVLTHLVDHKQAAWEEQLTGAATKSKRSNANSKAFIYWKTPVQWADSIYDWVMQTGQNKSIMTLFELNQGDLVQAQDFYLLPTPMLRQALKHLSTQGKAQIFAGTEADDGEGVKFV